In Archangium violaceum, the following are encoded in one genomic region:
- a CDS encoding zinc-dependent alcohol dehydrogenase family protein, whose protein sequence is MKAYEIRGGFGLDKLVPVERPDPEPGPFQVRVRVKATSLNYRDLMMVEGRYNSKQKLPLVPNSDGAGVVEAVGQGVTRVKPGDRVMGIFAQAWLAGEPSRAAQGSTLGGPLDGALADTMILHEEGVVPTPAHLSDEDAATLPCAAVTAWSALVTHGGLKAGDTVLLQGTGGVSIFALQIARMMGARVILTSSRDDKLERARALGAHEGINYVTTPDWDKAARALTGGTGVDHVVEVGGAGTLEKSLRAVRVGGTVSVIGVLSGGVGAVPVTPILMGNLRVQGILVGHRQSFEALNRALTLHGVRPVVDRVFPFTEARAAFEYLKSGAHFGKVVIRVE, encoded by the coding sequence ATGAAAGCCTACGAGATTCGCGGCGGATTCGGATTGGACAAGCTGGTGCCTGTTGAGCGGCCGGACCCGGAGCCGGGCCCTTTCCAGGTGCGGGTGCGGGTGAAGGCCACGAGCCTCAACTACCGCGACCTGATGATGGTGGAGGGGCGCTACAACTCGAAGCAGAAGCTGCCCCTGGTCCCCAACTCGGACGGGGCGGGCGTGGTGGAGGCGGTGGGGCAGGGCGTCACCCGGGTGAAGCCGGGGGATCGGGTGATGGGCATCTTCGCGCAGGCGTGGCTCGCGGGAGAGCCCTCGCGCGCGGCGCAGGGCAGCACGCTGGGAGGACCGCTGGATGGCGCGCTCGCGGACACGATGATCCTCCACGAGGAGGGGGTGGTGCCCACGCCCGCTCACCTGTCGGACGAGGATGCCGCCACGCTGCCGTGCGCGGCCGTCACCGCGTGGAGCGCGCTCGTCACGCACGGAGGGCTCAAGGCGGGTGACACCGTGCTGCTGCAGGGGACGGGTGGCGTCTCCATCTTCGCGCTGCAGATCGCCCGGATGATGGGGGCGCGCGTCATCCTCACCTCCAGCCGTGACGACAAGCTGGAGCGGGCCCGCGCGCTGGGCGCACACGAGGGCATCAACTACGTGACGACCCCGGATTGGGACAAGGCGGCGCGGGCGCTCACCGGCGGCACGGGCGTGGACCACGTGGTGGAGGTGGGTGGCGCCGGCACCCTGGAGAAGTCGCTGCGCGCCGTGCGGGTTGGAGGCACGGTGTCCGTGATCGGCGTGCTCAGCGGTGGCGTGGGCGCGGTGCCCGTCACGCCCATCCTCATGGGGAACCTGCGCGTGCAGGGCATCCTGGTGGGCCACCGCCAGTCCTTCGAGGCGCTCAACCGGGCGCTGACGCTGCACGGCGTGCGCCCGGTGGTGGACCGCGTCTTCCCGTTCACCGAGGCGCGCGCCGCCTTCGAGTACCTCAAGAGCGGAGCGCACTTCGGCAAGGTCGTCATCCGGGTGGAGTGA